One Oncorhynchus masou masou isolate Uvic2021 chromosome 27, UVic_Omas_1.1, whole genome shotgun sequence genomic window carries:
- the LOC135515961 gene encoding ADP-ribosylation factor-like protein 1, protein MGGWFSSLFSGLFGTREMRILILGLDGAGKTTILYRLQVGEVVTTIPTIGFNVETVTYKNLKFQVWDLGGQTSIRPYWRCYYSNTDAVIYVVDSSDRDRMGISKSELVAMLEEEELKKAILVVFANKQDMEQAMTPAEVANSLGLPALKDRKWQIFKTSATKGTGLDEAMEWLVEALKNRQ, encoded by the exons ATGG GTGGGTGGTTTTCCAGTCTCTTCTCTGGCCTGTTTGGCACCAGAGAGATGAGGATCCTGATCCTGGGGTTGGACGGCGCCGGTAAAACGACCATCCTGTACCGCCTGCAGGTCGGCGAGGTGGTCACTACCATTCCAA CAATCGGCTTCAATGTGGAGACGGTGACGTACAAAAACCTGAAGTTCCAGGTGTGGGATCTTGGTGGACAGACGAGTATTAG GCCATACTGGCGTTGTTACTACTCCAACACGGATGCTGTCATCTACGTGGTGGACAGCAGTGACCGAGACAGAATGGGCATCTCTAAGTCTGAGCTTGTCGCCATGCTGGAG GAAGAGGAGTTGAAGAAAGCCATCCTGGTGGTGTTTGCTAACAAGCAGGACATGGAGCAGGCCATGACCCCGGCTGAGGTGGCCAACTCCCTGGGCCTCCCCGCCCTCAAAGACCGGAAGTGGCAGATCTTCAAGACCTCCGCCACCAAGGGCACAGGCCTGGACGAGGCCATGGAGTG GCTGGTAGAAGCCCTGAAGAACAGGCAGTGA